CCTACGCGTGGTGCGCGGGCATCCCGGCGCTGAACCGCAGCTTCCTGCCCGGCGACTATGCCGCCGCGGCCGCGGGCACGGGCATTACGCGCACGGTGTTTGTCGAATGCGACGTGGACGAGCCGCACGCCCTGGCCGAGGCGCAACACATCCAGTCGCTCGCCTCCGTTTCCCCGGCCATCGCCGGCATTGTCGCCAGCGGGCGCCCGGAAAACGAAAATTTCCGCACCCACCTCGAGGCGCTCGCCCAACTGCCCAAGGTCCGCGGCTTCCGCCGCGTGCTGCACACCCAGCCCGACGAGCTCTCGGCCCAATCGCGTTTCATCGAGCACGTCCGCCTGCTGCCGGAGTTCGGTCTCAGCTTCGACCTCTGCGTGCTGGCCCGGCAGCTGCCGCAGGCCATCGCGCTGGTGGACGCCTGTCCGCATGTCTCCTTCATCCTCGACCACGCCGGCGTGCCCGACGTGAAGGGCCGAGCCTTCGACCCGTGGCGCGAACACCTCCGCGCCCTCGCGGAACGCCCCAACGTCGCGTGCAAGCTCAGTGGCCTCGTCGCCTACGCCGGCCCGGACTGGACCGTCGCCGACCTGCAGCCGTGGGTGGAGCACGTCATCGCCTGCTTCGGCTGGGACCGTGTGGCGTGGGGCGGCGACTGGCCGGTCTGCACGCTCGGCGCGTCGCTCGCGCGCTGGGTCGAGGCCACCCGCGAACTCACCGCCGGCGCCAGCGAAAGCGAGCGCGCCCGCCTCTTCCATCGCAACGCCGAACGCCTTTACCGGCTGGAGGTCGCTTCGTCATGAAAATCACCCGGCTCGTTCCGATCATTCTTCATGCGCCGGTCACCCGCGGCAGCATTGCCGACAGCACGCACAGCATCACCCACTGGGGCGCCCCGGGCGTGGCGATCGAAACCGACGCGGGCCTCACGGGCTACGGCTTTTCCGGCACCCATGCGCATCTGGCCACCGACCGGCTGATCGTGGACTGCGCGGTGCACAGCTACGGCCCGCTGCTCCTCGGCGAGGACCCGCGCGAAGTGCGCGCGCTCTGGGAAAAACTCCACAAGCACGCTCCGGTGCAATGGGTCGGCCGCGCGGGCCTCACGCACCTCGCGCTCGGCGCCATCGACATCGCCCTCTGGGATCTCAAGGCCAAGGCCGCCGGCCAGCCGCTCTGGAAACTCCTCGGCGGGTCGGCCGCGAAGAAGGTCGAGGCCTACAACACCGACGGCGGCTGGCTCAACTGGCCGATCGAGACGCTCGTCAGCGACTGCCGGCGGTTGGTCGAGTCGGAGGGCTACCGCGCCGTGAAGATCAAGGTCGGCAGCCCCGACCCCGCCACCGACCTGCGCCGCCTCGAGGCCGTCC
The DNA window shown above is from Oleiharenicola lentus and carries:
- a CDS encoding amidohydrolase family protein — protein: MHLIDTHQHLWNLQQFPYAWCAGIPALNRSFLPGDYAAAAAGTGITRTVFVECDVDEPHALAEAQHIQSLASVSPAIAGIVASGRPENENFRTHLEALAQLPKVRGFRRVLHTQPDELSAQSRFIEHVRLLPEFGLSFDLCVLARQLPQAIALVDACPHVSFILDHAGVPDVKGRAFDPWREHLRALAERPNVACKLSGLVAYAGPDWTVADLQPWVEHVIACFGWDRVAWGGDWPVCTLGASLARWVEATRELTAGASESERARLFHRNAERLYRLEVASS
- a CDS encoding mandelate racemase/muconate lactonizing enzyme family protein, whose product is MKITRLVPIILHAPVTRGSIADSTHSITHWGAPGVAIETDAGLTGYGFSGTHAHLATDRLIVDCAVHSYGPLLLGEDPREVRALWEKLHKHAPVQWVGRAGLTHLALGAIDIALWDLKAKAAGQPLWKLLGGSAAKKVEAYNTDGGWLNWPIETLVSDCRRLVESEGYRAVKIKVGSPDPATDLRRLEAVRAAIGPGVRLMTDANGKLTLPEAIRLGRRLADYDVVWFEEPTAFDDVLAHRRLVEAIETPIALGEQLYLAAQFRDFIHAGAVHFVQPDVVRLAGITEFWQVADLAHSYSLPVVPHVGDMCQVHQHLCFAHPGCRLLEYIPWLRDWMKHPAQIRDGHFIAPEAPGAGMEPTADALARINRA